The Streptomyces spororaveus genome includes a region encoding these proteins:
- a CDS encoding sigma-70 family RNA polymerase sigma factor, whose amino-acid sequence MLGSLAEADDAVQETWLRLDRTDVSEVENLGGWLTTVVSRVCLNMLRSRESRREDSMETYPSDPAVSREDTVDPEQEALLADSVGLALLVVLDQLAPAERLAFVLHDLFAVPFDEIAPLIEKTPAATRQLASRARRRVKGAPLVPEADLTRRRRVVDAFLAATRGGDFDALVALLHPDVVLRADKAVGPTPGPLLVRGAVTVATGAMAAMQRAQSTVPALVDGVVGLAMAPLGRLFLVLGFTIEDGLITEIDIVAEPERIGALEIAALDV is encoded by the coding sequence ATGCTCGGCTCGCTCGCCGAGGCCGACGACGCCGTCCAGGAGACCTGGCTGCGCCTCGACCGTACCGACGTCAGCGAGGTGGAGAACCTCGGCGGCTGGCTGACCACGGTCGTGTCGCGCGTCTGCCTCAACATGCTGCGCTCGCGCGAGTCCCGGCGCGAGGACTCCATGGAGACCTATCCGTCCGATCCCGCCGTCAGCCGTGAGGACACGGTCGACCCCGAGCAGGAGGCCCTGCTGGCCGACTCGGTGGGGCTGGCGCTGCTGGTGGTCCTCGACCAGCTGGCACCGGCCGAACGTCTGGCGTTCGTGCTGCACGACCTGTTCGCCGTGCCCTTCGACGAGATCGCCCCGCTGATCGAGAAGACCCCGGCGGCGACCCGTCAGCTCGCGAGCCGCGCCCGCCGCCGGGTCAAGGGGGCCCCGCTGGTGCCCGAGGCCGATCTGACCCGACGGCGCCGGGTCGTGGACGCCTTCCTCGCCGCCACCCGCGGCGGGGACTTCGACGCGCTCGTCGCCCTGCTCCACCCCGACGTGGTGCTCCGGGCCGACAAGGCCGTCGGACCCACCCCCGGCCCGCTCCTCGTCCGCGGCGCCGTCACCGTCGCCACGGGAGCCATGGCCGCCATGCAGCGGGCGCAGTCCACGGTGCCGGCCCTGGTCGACGGAGTGGTCGGCCTGGCGATGGCCCCCCTGGGACGGCTGTTCCTGGTACTCGGCTTCACGATCGAGGACGGTCTGATCACGGAGATCGACATCGTGGCGGAACCGGAGCGTATCGGCGCGCTCGAAATCGCCGCGCTCGACGTCTGA
- a CDS encoding FadR/GntR family transcriptional regulator: MTTEGSPGQGQGLHTHVLDTLGLAITAGEYPPGSVLRTDEIAERFDASRTVVREVVRVLESMHLVESRRRVGVTVRPTEEWNVYDPRVIRWRLAGTDRSRQLRSLTVLRSAIEPVAAGLAARLATPQQCAELTEAALGMVRTSRGHQLEGYLRHDIAFHRVVLNASGNEMFARLGDVVAEVLTGRTEHAVMFHDPDPAAVTLHVQVAEAVREGDAARAEALTRRIAVGALEELDVLAP; this comes from the coding sequence ATGACCACCGAAGGCAGTCCTGGACAGGGGCAGGGGCTCCACACCCACGTGCTGGACACCCTCGGGCTCGCGATCACGGCGGGGGAGTACCCGCCCGGCAGCGTCCTGCGCACGGACGAGATCGCCGAACGCTTCGACGCCTCCCGCACCGTCGTACGGGAGGTCGTCCGCGTACTGGAGTCGATGCACCTGGTCGAGTCCCGCCGCCGGGTCGGTGTCACCGTGCGCCCCACCGAGGAGTGGAACGTCTACGACCCGCGCGTGATCCGCTGGCGCCTGGCCGGCACCGACCGGTCCCGGCAGCTGCGTTCCCTCACCGTGCTGCGCTCCGCGATCGAGCCGGTCGCGGCCGGACTCGCGGCGAGGCTGGCCACACCGCAGCAGTGCGCCGAACTCACCGAGGCGGCCCTGGGTATGGTCCGCACCTCGCGCGGCCACCAGCTGGAGGGCTACCTGCGGCACGACATCGCCTTCCACCGCGTGGTGCTGAACGCCTCGGGCAACGAGATGTTCGCCCGCCTCGGAGACGTCGTCGCCGAGGTGCTGACCGGCCGCACCGAGCACGCGGTGATGTTCCACGATCCCGACCCCGCCGCCGTCACCCTGCACGTCCAGGTGGCCGAGGCGGTCCGCGAGGGCGACGCGGCGCGCGCCGAGGCGCTGACCCGCCGGATCGCGGTGGGGGCGCTGGAGGAACTGGACGTACTCGCGCCCTGA
- a CDS encoding gluconokinase, with the protein MSTQRVIVVMGVAGTGKTTVGRLLAEALGVPYAEGDAFHPAANVAKMSAGNPLDDEDRRPWLDAIGEWLRNSAALRGGVIAASSLKRAYRDRLRAAAPGAVFVHLTGDRPLIEKRMAERKGHFMPTTLLDSQFATLEPLQADEPGVVVDVFGSPEDITERALAALRRLPADQN; encoded by the coding sequence GTGAGCACCCAGCGCGTCATTGTGGTGATGGGCGTGGCCGGCACGGGCAAGACGACCGTGGGCCGGCTGCTCGCCGAGGCACTCGGCGTTCCCTACGCGGAGGGCGACGCGTTCCATCCGGCGGCCAACGTCGCCAAGATGTCGGCCGGGAACCCGCTGGACGACGAGGACCGCCGGCCCTGGCTGGACGCCATCGGCGAGTGGCTGCGCAACAGCGCCGCCCTGCGCGGCGGGGTGATCGCCGCCTCCTCGCTCAAGCGCGCCTACCGCGACCGGCTGCGCGCCGCGGCGCCCGGGGCCGTCTTCGTCCACCTCACCGGCGACCGCCCGCTGATCGAGAAGCGCATGGCGGAACGCAAGGGCCATTTCATGCCCACCACCCTGCTCGACTCCCAGTTCGCGACGCTGGAGCCGCTCCAGGCCGACGAACCCGGTGTCGTCGTCGACGTGTTCGGCTCCCCTGAAGACATCACCGAGCGGGCGCTGGCCGCGCTGCGCCGGCTCCCCGCCGACCAGAACTGA
- a CDS encoding GntT/GntP/DsdX family permease: MTTGLNVETLAAATTGPITSAGNTQLGIAVLAGIAVIVLLITRFKLHAFLALTVGSLALGVFAGAPPAKTVSSFTAGLGATVAGVGVLIALGAILGKLLADSGGADEIVDTILARAKGRAMPWAMVLIASVIGLPLFFEVGIVLLIPVVLLVAKRGNYSLMRIGIPALAGLSVMHGLVPPHPGPLVAIDALHANLGATLGLGVLVAIPTVIIAGPLFSRYAARWVDMPAPERMITERPPAESAHRPRFGATVFTVLLPVALMLVKALVDIVVDDPEAPVQRVTDVAGSPMIALLTAVLVGMFTLGRAAGFTRDRISATVDRSLAPIAGILLIVGAGGGFKQTLIDVGVGQMILDVSRNWAVPALLLAWLIAVAIRLATGSATVATISAAGLVAPLAADMSTTGTALLVLAIGAGSLFFSHVNDAGFWLVKEYFGMTVGQTLKTWSVMETIISVVGLGLVLLLSLVL, encoded by the coding sequence GTGACCACCGGTCTCAACGTCGAGACTCTGGCGGCGGCCACCACCGGACCGATCACCTCGGCCGGGAACACCCAGCTCGGGATAGCCGTCCTGGCGGGCATAGCCGTCATCGTCCTGCTCATCACCCGCTTCAAACTGCACGCCTTCCTGGCCCTCACGGTCGGCTCGCTGGCCCTCGGGGTCTTCGCGGGCGCGCCTCCGGCCAAGACCGTTTCCAGTTTCACCGCCGGACTCGGCGCCACGGTCGCGGGCGTCGGCGTACTGATCGCGCTCGGCGCGATCCTCGGCAAGCTGCTGGCGGACTCGGGAGGCGCGGACGAGATCGTGGACACGATCCTCGCCCGGGCCAAGGGCCGCGCCATGCCGTGGGCGATGGTGCTCATCGCCTCGGTGATCGGGCTACCGCTCTTCTTCGAGGTCGGCATCGTGCTGCTGATCCCGGTGGTGCTGCTGGTCGCCAAGCGGGGGAACTACTCCCTGATGCGGATCGGCATCCCGGCGCTGGCCGGCCTGTCGGTGATGCACGGGCTGGTCCCGCCGCACCCCGGACCGCTCGTCGCCATCGACGCGCTCCACGCGAACCTCGGTGCCACCCTCGGGCTCGGTGTGCTCGTGGCGATTCCGACCGTGATCATCGCCGGGCCGCTGTTCTCCCGTTACGCGGCGCGGTGGGTGGACATGCCGGCGCCGGAACGCATGATCACGGAGCGTCCCCCGGCCGAGTCGGCGCACCGCCCCCGGTTCGGGGCCACGGTGTTCACCGTGCTGCTGCCGGTGGCCCTGATGCTCGTCAAGGCCCTCGTCGACATCGTGGTCGACGACCCCGAGGCCCCGGTGCAGCGCGTGACCGATGTCGCGGGCTCCCCGATGATCGCGCTGCTCACGGCCGTCCTCGTGGGCATGTTCACGCTCGGCCGGGCGGCCGGCTTCACCCGGGACCGGATCTCGGCCACGGTGGACCGGTCCCTGGCCCCGATCGCGGGCATCCTGCTGATCGTGGGCGCGGGCGGCGGCTTCAAGCAGACGCTGATCGACGTCGGCGTGGGCCAGATGATCCTGGACGTGTCCAGGAACTGGGCCGTACCGGCCCTGTTGCTGGCCTGGCTGATCGCGGTGGCCATCCGCCTGGCCACCGGCTCGGCGACGGTGGCCACCATCTCGGCGGCCGGACTGGTGGCCCCGCTCGCGGCGGACATGTCCACCACCGGGACCGCGCTGCTGGTCCTGGCCATCGGGGCCGGCTCGCTGTTCTTCAGCCATGTCAACGACGCCGGCTTCTGGCTGGTCAAGGAGTACTTCGGGATGACCGTCGGTCAGACCCTGAAGACCTGGTCGGTGATGGAGACCATCATCTCGGTGGTGGGCCTGGGCCTCGTGCTGCTCCTGTCACTGGTCCTGTAG
- a CDS encoding cytochrome P450, which yields MRTVQGAALDGLRARVRALAARRRPERARRPARGAAPLADRGPAVPRPDAETPGRRTSVKESPRYGAPAPAPGTTARAALAGLGVLLRGLARPRPGEVRTSAAALRALRARHGDAPALVRTRSGRTLLVLLDPQDLRRFYAEPVSVLATAPPDKCRGPNPEEAADSGCSRGELRAERSRISAEVLAAGLPVHPCSGPFLAALAEEARHLTAFAATPAATHAAVTGTVTGTVSGVAAGTAARIFTAASTLDLARARYAVRRAARRIVLGDAAAADEELTGWLTQLRAEGGSPRGGRVRAARSAHDKARARIEEYAARADGDTLVGRAARHADPTGTLDPVGQAQLWLLAMDAVPDTLLRTLLLLGAHPAEQDLAAAEAAAQAAVGADRGELPRLRACVRESLRLYPVVPDLIRVTRTETEWRGVRYPAGTSVLVPAAFHQRDPERVPAAHVFVPGRWKNPGADQDIRMAPFSHGGGRCPGDQLGLMATAALCAEVLRGHRVAGTRPVLDPVGPLPTTLDPQGIRLTLTRR from the coding sequence ATGCGTACGGTCCAAGGGGCCGCCCTCGACGGGCTCCGAGCCCGGGTACGGGCCCTCGCCGCCCGGCGCCGCCCCGAGCGCGCCCGCCGGCCGGCCCGCGGTGCGGCACCGCTCGCGGACCGCGGGCCCGCCGTGCCGCGGCCGGACGCGGAAACCCCCGGCCGGCGGACGTCCGTAAAGGAATCCCCGCGGTACGGGGCTCCCGCCCCGGCCCCGGGAACCACCGCCCGCGCGGCCCTCGCCGGACTCGGCGTCCTGCTGCGCGGCCTGGCCCGGCCCCGCCCCGGCGAGGTGCGTACCTCCGCCGCCGCCCTGCGCGCGCTGCGTGCCCGCCACGGGGACGCGCCCGCCCTGGTCCGCACCCGCTCCGGGCGGACCCTCCTCGTCCTCCTCGACCCGCAGGACCTGCGCCGCTTCTACGCCGAACCCGTCAGCGTCCTCGCGACGGCCCCGCCGGACAAATGCCGGGGCCCGAACCCGGAGGAGGCCGCCGACTCCGGCTGCTCCCGCGGTGAACTCCGTGCGGAGCGGAGCCGGATCAGCGCCGAGGTGCTGGCGGCGGGACTGCCCGTGCACCCCTGCAGCGGGCCCTTCCTCGCGGCCCTGGCCGAGGAGGCCCGGCACCTGACGGCCTTCGCCGCCACGCCTGCCGCCACGCACGCCGCCGTGACCGGCACCGTGACCGGCACCGTGAGCGGGGTCGCGGCCGGCACCGCGGCCAGGATCTTCACCGCCGCCTCCACCCTCGACCTCGCCCGCGCCCGCTACGCCGTACGGCGCGCCGCCCGGCGGATCGTGCTCGGCGACGCGGCAGCCGCGGACGAGGAGCTCACCGGATGGCTCACCCAGCTGCGCGCCGAGGGCGGGAGCCCGCGCGGCGGCCGGGTGCGCGCCGCCCGCTCGGCGCACGACAAGGCCCGCGCCCGCATCGAGGAGTACGCGGCCCGGGCCGACGGCGACACGCTCGTCGGGCGGGCCGCCCGCCACGCCGACCCCACCGGAACGCTCGATCCCGTCGGCCAGGCCCAGCTGTGGCTGCTGGCCATGGACGCCGTCCCGGACACGCTGCTGCGCACCCTGCTCCTGCTCGGGGCGCACCCCGCGGAGCAGGACCTGGCCGCGGCCGAGGCGGCGGCCCAGGCCGCCGTCGGCGCGGACCGGGGCGAACTGCCCCGGCTTCGGGCCTGCGTCCGGGAGTCCCTGCGCCTGTACCCGGTGGTGCCGGACCTGATCCGCGTCACCCGCACCGAGACCGAATGGCGGGGCGTGCGCTACCCGGCCGGCACCTCGGTGCTGGTGCCCGCGGCCTTCCACCAGCGCGACCCCGAACGGGTACCGGCCGCGCACGTGTTCGTGCCCGGCCGGTGGAAGAACCCGGGCGCGGACCAGGACATCCGGATGGCGCCCTTCAGCCACGGCGGCGGCCGCTGTCCGGGCGACCAGCTCGGCCTGATGGCCACCGCCGCGCTCTGCGCCGAGGTGCTGCGGGGCCATCGCGTCGCGGGTACCCGGCCGGTGCTGGACCCGGTGGGGCCACTGCCCACGACGCTCGACCCGCAGGGCATCCGGCTCACGCTCACCCGCCGCTGA
- a CDS encoding protein-tyrosine phosphatase family protein has translation MRKTRRGDRGVPGPASPWDEIAPGLWMGGHYWTDLAGELRPVVVADEFDLVISLFTRTGHGPGPRAEHIVGEIPDAELTADQLHTVQRLARVAGLALDSGLTTLVRCHSGYNRSGLVVARCLVDRGLTPDEAVARVRRGRSPWALHNEAFTSYLTAGLDVAALLVGLDP, from the coding sequence ATGAGGAAGACCCGCCGAGGCGACCGGGGCGTACCCGGACCGGCTTCCCCGTGGGACGAAATCGCACCGGGCCTGTGGATGGGCGGCCACTACTGGACCGACCTGGCCGGTGAGCTGCGGCCCGTCGTCGTGGCGGACGAGTTCGACCTCGTCATCAGCCTCTTCACCCGGACCGGCCACGGCCCGGGACCACGCGCCGAGCACATCGTGGGGGAGATCCCGGACGCCGAACTCACCGCGGACCAGCTCCACACCGTGCAGCGCCTCGCCCGCGTCGCGGGACTGGCGCTCGACTCGGGCCTCACCACGCTCGTCCGCTGCCACTCGGGCTACAACAGGTCCGGCCTCGTCGTCGCCCGGTGCCTCGTCGACCGGGGACTCACCCCCGACGAGGCCGTCGCCCGGGTGCGCCGGGGCCGCTCCCCGTGGGCCCTGCACAACGAGGCCTTCACCTCCTACCTCACCGCCGGGCTGGACGTCGCGGCGCTGCTGGTCGGGCTGGACCCCTGA
- a CDS encoding serine hydrolase produces the protein MTPLCDQATAVRALVESADPGAVWAVGGPEGPRAGSDGEHPADAAFDVDGLSAVLALWPVIGSLVDEGALRLHTPLAAYGDAAAEGTPAGTTAHHLLTHPAGTAALVHLTRLVEHLSGSPLADLAAARIWHPLGMTGTRFADGTLHAPLADLVRFLCRLLDPGDPAGPPGISRAWTTESLRIRTGELTPARGLLWDPAPHGVWTHHAPGPGGPALWISPRHHRWAVLLPTAGRPAPHMAFREAAFAPTTPE, from the coding sequence ATGACCCCCCTGTGCGACCAGGCCACCGCCGTCCGGGCCCTCGTGGAGTCCGCCGACCCCGGGGCGGTGTGGGCCGTCGGCGGACCCGAGGGCCCCCGGGCGGGTTCGGACGGCGAACACCCCGCCGACGCCGCCTTCGACGTGGACGGCCTCAGCGCCGTCCTCGCGCTCTGGCCGGTCATCGGCAGCCTCGTCGACGAGGGCGCGCTGCGGCTGCACACACCGCTCGCCGCCTACGGGGACGCGGCCGCCGAGGGGACTCCCGCCGGGACCACCGCCCACCACCTCCTCACGCACCCGGCCGGGACCGCCGCCCTCGTCCATCTCACGCGACTCGTCGAGCACCTCTCCGGCAGCCCGCTCGCCGATCTCGCGGCCGCCCGGATCTGGCACCCCCTGGGCATGACCGGCACCCGCTTCGCCGACGGCACCCTCCACGCACCCCTCGCCGACCTCGTCCGCTTCCTGTGCCGTCTCCTGGATCCGGGGGACCCGGCGGGCCCGCCGGGAATCAGCCGCGCCTGGACCACCGAGTCCCTCCGGATCCGCACCGGCGAACTCACCCCCGCCCGCGGCCTGCTCTGGGACCCCGCCCCGCACGGGGTCTGGACCCACCACGCCCCGGGGCCCGGCGGTCCGGCCCTGTGGATCTCCCCACGCCACCACCGCTGGGCGGTCCTCCTGCCGACCGCCGGCCGGCCGGCGCCGCACATGGCCTTCCGTGAGGCCGCCTTCGCGCCAACTACCCCTGAATGA
- a CDS encoding S8 family serine peptidase yields MAQRDNRSSRALRPTRSSRPARSLRTALAAITSVLLLPVGAGVAAAAQDPGPGARATAERKIEPKLRAQLDESAKAAFWVYLDSAADLTAAGKQQTRAAKAETVLRIKKDHAARSQAEVVKALQGAGAEYTSYWIVNAVRVVGSQKLAGTLAQRPEVSRIDADDKVALPKPTEGKREKAVADAIEWNIDRIKAPQVWDQLGVRGEGIVVANIDSGVDYTHPAVNNQYRGKKADGTYDHAYNWFDPAGVCTTAAPCDNNDHGTHTMGTMVGDDGGANKIGVAPGAKWIAAKGCESNSCSEASLLASGQWIVAPTDLNGQNPRPDLAPHIVNNSWGGSGGDTWYQQIVDTWRAAGIFPAFSNGNSGPSCNTSGSPGDYASSYSSGAFDINNAIASFSSRGAGPGGIVKPNIAAPGVNVRSSVPGGAYEAFSGTSMASPHTAAAVALLWSAAPALEGDVAQTEALLDGTALDTDSNQCGGSAADNNVFGEGRLDVLAAVNAAPRGAIGSLGGTVRSGDQPLAGVKITAHGPIDRTTTTAADGSYRFASLSVGDYALTAAKFGYGQQTGTATVTENATATGDFTLTQAASGKLTGTVSSAAGPAAGASVTIADTPVTATADAQGRFEVTLPHGTYDVNATHASRCVTGGTAKVTVAGDTTVAVNLPERTDAYGYACAAAGDRPYAEGTRQLALTGDNTTERVDLPFPLPLYGKTYGQAWIGTNGTVSFGGNNTGDINGDLPSTATPNAALYPFWDDLVVGAAGSGSGVFTAVTGTAPHRSYVIEWRQVSHWSAQADKFSFSATIGEDGTVSYSYKGTGGTGIKGGSSATVGVENAAGTDAFAYSFNTAVITDGLSIAFRTTKSGVVAGRVLDANDGNGIAGATVTVGTGGTAVSATTAADGGYVVQSPSGSLPVSLAAPQYESATTTVNVKAADVTAVTQSLRTGKVTASKPSVEVVLPANQQRTRTLDLTNPGLGTEFTVSEDATWLSATPATGTLATGAKVPLTLSVDTTGLTPGAVLTADLKITSASGRTPVLTVPVKVVVPRYQVGLDAGSGYTTTDGLGDAWSPDRKYTPGSYGYQGNSTVQATGRTITGTDEQRLFRNAREGMYEYRFDNVPNGTYTVELGFAELSSAKPNKRVFDVLAEGTQVLPSLDISLEAGTYTALTRTYTVTVTDGVLNVRFVTHSGFGKPLLNTLRVTDRPDKNQPGQ; encoded by the coding sequence GTGGCCCAACGCGACAACCGGTCCTCACGAGCCTTACGGCCCACAAGGTCATCGAGGCCCGCAAGGTCCTTACGCACGGCGCTCGCCGCCATCACCTCGGTCCTGCTCCTGCCGGTCGGCGCGGGCGTCGCCGCGGCCGCGCAGGACCCCGGCCCCGGCGCACGGGCCACGGCCGAGCGCAAGATCGAACCCAAGCTCCGCGCCCAGCTCGACGAGTCCGCCAAGGCCGCCTTCTGGGTCTACCTCGACAGCGCCGCCGACCTCACCGCCGCGGGGAAGCAGCAGACCCGCGCCGCCAAGGCCGAAACGGTTCTGCGGATCAAGAAGGACCACGCCGCGCGCAGCCAGGCCGAAGTCGTCAAGGCCCTGCAGGGCGCAGGGGCCGAGTACACCTCGTACTGGATCGTGAACGCCGTGCGCGTCGTCGGCAGCCAGAAGCTCGCCGGCACCCTCGCACAACGCCCCGAGGTCTCCCGGATCGACGCCGACGACAAGGTCGCCCTCCCCAAGCCCACCGAGGGCAAGCGCGAGAAGGCCGTCGCCGACGCCATCGAGTGGAACATCGACCGGATCAAGGCCCCGCAGGTCTGGGACCAGCTCGGCGTACGCGGCGAGGGCATCGTCGTCGCCAACATCGACAGCGGCGTGGACTACACCCACCCGGCCGTGAACAACCAGTACCGCGGCAAGAAGGCGGACGGCACCTACGACCACGCCTACAACTGGTTCGACCCGGCGGGCGTGTGCACCACCGCGGCCCCGTGCGACAACAACGACCACGGCACCCACACCATGGGCACGATGGTCGGCGACGACGGCGGCGCCAACAAGATCGGCGTGGCCCCCGGCGCCAAGTGGATCGCGGCCAAGGGCTGCGAGTCGAACTCCTGTTCCGAGGCCTCCCTCCTCGCCTCGGGCCAGTGGATCGTCGCCCCGACCGATCTCAACGGGCAGAACCCGCGCCCCGACCTCGCCCCGCACATCGTCAACAACTCCTGGGGCGGTAGCGGCGGCGACACCTGGTACCAGCAGATCGTCGACACCTGGCGGGCCGCCGGCATCTTCCCGGCCTTCTCCAACGGGAACTCCGGCCCCAGCTGCAACACGAGCGGCTCGCCCGGCGACTACGCGAGCTCCTACAGCTCCGGCGCCTTCGACATCAACAACGCGATCGCGTCCTTCTCCTCGCGCGGCGCCGGGCCCGGCGGCATCGTCAAGCCGAACATCGCCGCCCCCGGCGTGAACGTCCGCTCCTCCGTCCCCGGCGGCGCCTACGAGGCCTTCTCCGGCACCTCGATGGCCTCACCGCACACCGCGGCCGCCGTGGCCCTGCTGTGGTCCGCCGCACCCGCCCTGGAGGGCGACGTCGCGCAGACCGAGGCGCTCCTGGACGGCACCGCCCTGGACACCGACAGCAACCAGTGCGGCGGCAGCGCCGCCGACAACAACGTCTTCGGTGAGGGCCGCCTCGACGTCCTCGCCGCCGTGAACGCCGCCCCGCGCGGCGCCATCGGCTCGCTCGGCGGCACCGTACGCTCCGGCGACCAGCCCCTCGCGGGCGTGAAGATCACCGCCCACGGTCCGATCGACCGGACGACCACCACCGCGGCCGACGGCAGCTACCGCTTCGCCTCGCTCTCGGTCGGCGACTACGCCCTGACCGCCGCCAAGTTCGGCTACGGACAGCAGACCGGCACCGCCACGGTCACCGAGAACGCCACCGCCACCGGCGACTTCACCCTCACCCAGGCGGCCTCCGGCAAGCTCACCGGCACCGTCTCCTCGGCCGCAGGCCCCGCCGCGGGCGCCTCCGTCACCATCGCGGACACCCCGGTCACCGCGACCGCCGACGCCCAGGGCCGCTTCGAGGTCACCCTGCCGCACGGCACCTACGACGTGAACGCCACCCACGCCTCCCGCTGCGTCACCGGCGGCACGGCGAAGGTCACCGTCGCCGGCGACACCACCGTCGCGGTGAACCTGCCCGAACGCACCGACGCCTACGGCTACGCCTGCGCCGCCGCGGGCGACCGCCCGTACGCCGAGGGCACCCGCCAGCTCGCGCTCACCGGCGACAACACCACCGAGCGCGTCGACCTGCCCTTCCCGCTGCCCCTGTACGGCAAGACGTACGGCCAGGCCTGGATCGGCACCAACGGCACGGTCAGCTTCGGCGGCAACAACACCGGCGACATCAACGGCGACCTCCCGAGCACGGCCACGCCCAACGCGGCCCTGTACCCGTTCTGGGACGACCTGGTCGTCGGCGCCGCGGGCAGCGGCTCCGGCGTCTTCACGGCCGTCACCGGCACCGCCCCGCACCGCAGCTACGTGATCGAATGGCGCCAGGTGTCCCACTGGTCGGCGCAGGCCGACAAGTTCTCCTTCTCGGCCACGATCGGCGAGGACGGCACCGTCTCCTACTCCTACAAGGGGACCGGCGGCACCGGGATCAAGGGCGGCTCCTCGGCCACGGTCGGTGTAGAGAACGCGGCCGGCACCGACGCCTTCGCGTACTCCTTCAACACCGCGGTCATCACGGACGGCCTCTCCATCGCCTTCCGGACCACCAAGAGCGGTGTGGTGGCGGGCCGGGTGCTCGACGCCAACGACGGCAACGGCATCGCGGGCGCCACGGTGACCGTCGGCACCGGCGGCACGGCGGTCTCCGCCACCACGGCCGCGGACGGCGGCTATGTCGTCCAGAGCCCGTCCGGCTCGCTCCCCGTCTCGCTGGCCGCACCGCAGTACGAGTCCGCCACGACGACGGTGAACGTCAAGGCCGCCGACGTCACGGCGGTCACCCAGTCCCTGCGCACCGGAAAGGTGACGGCGTCCAAGCCGTCCGTGGAGGTCGTCCTCCCGGCGAACCAGCAGCGGACCCGGACCCTGGACCTCACCAACCCGGGCCTCGGCACGGAGTTCACGGTGTCCGAGGACGCGACCTGGCTGAGCGCCACACCGGCGACCGGCACCCTCGCCACCGGAGCGAAGGTCCCGCTCACCCTTTCGGTGGACACCACCGGACTGACCCCGGGCGCGGTCCTGACCGCCGACCTGAAGATCACGTCGGCGAGCGGCCGGACCCCGGTGCTCACCGTCCCGGTCAAGGTCGTCGTCCCGCGCTACCAGGTCGGCCTGGACGCGGGATCCGGCTACACCACCACGGACGGCCTGGGCGACGCCTGGTCCCCGGACCGCAAGTACACCCCCGGCTCCTACGGGTACCAGGGCAACAGCACCGTGCAGGCCACCGGCCGCACCATCACCGGCACGGACGAGCAGCGGCTGTTCCGCAACGCCCGTGAGGGCATGTACGAGTACCGCTTCGACAACGTGCCGAACGGTACCTACACCGTGGAGCTCGGCTTCGCGGAGCTCTCCTCGGCCAAGCCGAACAAGCGCGTCTTCGACGTCCTGGCCGAGGGCACGCAGGTCCTGCCCTCCCTGGACATCTCCCTGGAGGCGGGCACGTACACGGCCCTGACCCGTACGTACACGGTCACGGTCACGGACGGAGTGCTCAACGTCCGCTTCGTCACGCACAGCGGGTTCGGCAAGCCCCTGCTGAACACCCTGCGGGTGACCGACCGCCCGGACAAGAACCAGCCCGGCCAGTAG